The Pseudofrankia inefficax genome window below encodes:
- a CDS encoding phage tail protein, which yields MSSTYLDHLPAAFRADPFAGDFLCAFEALFTGRVDAGGPGLQQRIDDIPLHLDPLTAPADFLPWLAGWVALAIPADWDTDTIRGFVREIVPLYARRGTIGALTRLLQIFLRPLGGGVDWNDVTVADAFDDLPHYFQVRLRLPDNDPNRIRAARETARAIIDREKPAHTVYGLKIVFPTMRIVSEDLIRAEGRGEMLTVGGNTWLGTAE from the coding sequence ATGAGCAGTACGTATCTCGACCATCTGCCGGCGGCGTTCCGGGCTGATCCGTTCGCCGGCGACTTCCTGTGCGCCTTCGAGGCGCTGTTCACCGGCCGGGTCGACGCCGGCGGGCCCGGCCTCCAGCAGCGGATCGACGACATCCCGCTCCATCTCGACCCCCTCACCGCGCCGGCCGACTTCCTGCCCTGGCTAGCCGGCTGGGTGGCCCTGGCCATCCCGGCGGACTGGGACACCGACACCATCCGCGGCTTCGTCCGCGAGATCGTCCCGCTGTACGCGCGGCGGGGCACGATCGGGGCGCTGACCCGGCTCCTGCAGATCTTCCTGCGGCCGCTGGGCGGGGGCGTCGACTGGAACGACGTCACCGTGGCCGACGCCTTCGACGACCTGCCGCACTACTTCCAGGTCCGGCTGCGGCTGCCGGACAACGACCCGAACCGGATCCGGGCGGCCCGCGAGACGGCCCGGGCGATCATCGACCGCGAGAAGCCCGCGCACACCGTCTACGGACTGAAGATCGTCTTCCCGACGATGCGGATCGTCTCCGAGGACCTCATCCGGGCCGAGGGACGCGGGGAAATGCTCACAGTCGGCGGCAACACCTGGCTCGGCACGGCCGAGTAG
- a CDS encoding phage late control D family protein produces MPSATSGIPALPTPTVRLDGAQLPPEVQRDLIAIRIEQDLGAIGMLTLELRNWDAATQRHTWSDSSLLAVGTGIEVWLGGPGAPSAFLGEVTGIEPVWAPDRSPTVTVRAYDYLHRLTRGSVTRTFVDASDSDIASRLAREAGLRARVTATGTRHRHVLQSNQTDLEFLRSRARRHGFEVFVRDRELHFREPALGAPVTSVLRVGDEIEHFVAWLSAAGRAGRETVRAWDPRAKEAVVGSGESQVLPAMGGAGVGQRQTDTIFGRATVTTADVPVRTRREAEELALGRLRTSALTYVEAEAEGGDALAPVRAGTTVGVQGAGTRFSGTYYVAQVVHTFAYDNRFRSSCQLRRTSA; encoded by the coding sequence ATGCCCAGCGCAACGAGCGGGATCCCGGCGCTCCCGACGCCGACCGTGCGCCTCGACGGCGCCCAGCTGCCGCCGGAGGTCCAGCGCGACCTCATCGCGATCCGGATCGAGCAGGACCTCGGCGCCATCGGCATGCTCACCCTCGAACTGCGCAACTGGGACGCCGCCACGCAGCGCCACACCTGGTCGGACTCGTCGCTGCTGGCCGTCGGCACCGGCATCGAGGTCTGGCTGGGCGGCCCGGGCGCCCCGTCGGCCTTCCTGGGCGAGGTCACCGGCATCGAGCCCGTCTGGGCGCCGGATCGCTCACCGACCGTGACGGTGCGGGCCTACGACTACCTGCACCGGCTGACCCGCGGGAGCGTGACCCGCACCTTCGTCGACGCCAGCGACAGCGACATCGCCAGCCGGCTCGCCCGCGAGGCGGGCCTGCGCGCGCGGGTGACGGCGACCGGCACCCGTCACCGGCACGTGCTCCAGTCCAACCAGACCGATCTGGAGTTCCTCCGCTCCCGCGCCCGCCGCCACGGCTTCGAGGTGTTCGTGCGCGACCGGGAGCTCCACTTCCGGGAGCCGGCGCTCGGGGCGCCCGTGACCAGTGTGCTGCGGGTCGGGGACGAGATCGAGCATTTCGTGGCCTGGCTGAGCGCGGCCGGCCGGGCCGGGCGGGAGACCGTGCGGGCCTGGGACCCGCGGGCGAAGGAGGCCGTCGTCGGGTCCGGGGAGAGCCAGGTCCTGCCCGCCATGGGCGGCGCGGGCGTGGGGCAGCGCCAAACCGACACGATCTTCGGCCGGGCCACCGTCACCACCGCGGACGTTCCCGTGCGGACCCGGCGGGAGGCCGAGGAGCTCGCCCTGGGCCGGCTGCGGACGTCCGCCCTGACCTACGTCGAGGCCGAGGCGGAGGGCGGCGACGCGCTCGCGCCCGTGCGCGCGGGCACGACGGTCGGCGTCCAGGGCGCGGGGACCCGGTTCAGCGGCACCTACTACGTGGCCCAGGTCGTGCACACCTTCGCCTACGACAACCGCTTTCGCTCCTCGTGCCAGCTGCGCCGGACGTCGGCATGA
- a CDS encoding GPW/gp25 family protein, giving the protein MSVGGGVSSGFGGSGWAFPVTVTADGTIRSVADEDEIIRAAIWMILSTSPGERVMRPDYGCGLSEHVFGVLGPATTAGIERDVTDALRRCEPRIDVLEVQARPDADDHDVLLVEITYRVRATNSRLNLVYPFYLD; this is encoded by the coding sequence ATGAGCGTGGGCGGCGGCGTGAGCTCCGGGTTCGGTGGATCCGGCTGGGCCTTCCCCGTCACCGTCACGGCCGACGGGACGATCCGGTCGGTCGCGGACGAGGACGAGATCATCCGGGCCGCGATCTGGATGATCCTCAGCACCTCGCCCGGCGAGCGGGTGATGCGGCCGGACTACGGCTGCGGCCTGTCCGAGCACGTCTTCGGCGTCCTCGGCCCGGCGACGACGGCCGGGATCGAGCGGGACGTCACCGACGCGCTGCGCCGCTGCGAGCCACGCATCGACGTGCTCGAGGTCCAGGCTCGCCCGGACGCCGACGACCACGACGTCCTGCTGGTCGAGATCACCTACCGGGTGCGAGCCACCAACAGCCGGCTCAATCTCGTCTACCCCTTCTACCTGGACTGA
- a CDS encoding PAAR domain-containing protein yields MGLPAAKEGDRVMATDMHVVVPPAPATPVLTPLPFVGALTGGLSPNVNIMGRPAATVGSTADNVPGHVPPGGVFQRPPSNRGTVLLGSATVMINGRRAARSGDPVETCNDPTDLPAGTIVAAGSVLIG; encoded by the coding sequence GTGGGACTACCCGCGGCCAAGGAGGGGGACCGGGTCATGGCGACCGACATGCACGTCGTCGTGCCGCCCGCGCCCGCGACGCCGGTGCTGACGCCGTTGCCGTTCGTCGGCGCGCTCACCGGCGGCCTCAGCCCGAACGTCAACATCATGGGACGGCCGGCGGCGACGGTCGGGAGCACCGCCGACAACGTCCCGGGGCACGTGCCACCGGGCGGGGTGTTTCAGCGCCCGCCGTCGAACCGGGGGACGGTCCTTCTCGGCAGCGCGACCGTGATGATCAATGGTCGGCGGGCGGCCCGGTCCGGCGACCCGGTCGAGACCTGCAACGACCCGACCGACCTGCCGGCGGGCACCATCGTCGCCGCCGGCTCCGTGCTGATCGGCTGA
- a CDS encoding baseplate J family protein, protein MLTSATGLDRSPDAALALGGIAGDVLAGGTVTYDALVAEARTLIPALHPGWTDHNPSDPGIALVELFAWLTDILAFQVEQIPDCHTWSYLTLLNGPDWQRPADEASADVGAAVAAALRELERRHRAVTVADYTDLLRTEWPASPEATALATAGHDIRLARVHGAARRDLARPAETVDDEAPAYVSIVVVPPPPPPAGDPGGSEPRPTPSDELLAAVAAFLEPLRLVTTRLRVVGPAYADVGIAASLGLRADAPPERALADAVAALRAACDPFTGGPGGTGRAFGAPVYLSEVYAVLDDLPLVDFATDVTLTGARPVTAEDDSVTAIDVGPHELAVVSRVDLVAYDRYGRPYSLTWPPPGPAVSGSDSGALG, encoded by the coding sequence ATGCTGACCAGCGCGACCGGGCTCGACCGGTCCCCCGATGCCGCCCTCGCCCTCGGCGGGATCGCGGGAGACGTGCTCGCGGGCGGCACCGTCACCTACGACGCGCTCGTCGCCGAGGCGCGGACCCTCATTCCGGCGCTGCACCCGGGCTGGACCGATCACAACCCGAGCGATCCCGGCATCGCGCTCGTCGAGCTGTTCGCCTGGCTCACCGACATCCTCGCCTTCCAGGTCGAGCAGATACCCGACTGCCACACGTGGTCCTACCTCACGCTGCTGAACGGCCCCGACTGGCAGCGGCCGGCGGACGAGGCGAGCGCGGACGTCGGCGCGGCGGTCGCCGCCGCGCTGAGGGAGCTGGAACGGCGCCACCGGGCGGTCACCGTCGCCGACTACACCGACCTGCTGCGCACCGAGTGGCCGGCCAGCCCGGAGGCGACCGCGCTGGCCACGGCCGGCCACGACATCCGGCTGGCCCGGGTGCACGGCGCGGCCCGGCGCGATCTGGCCCGGCCGGCCGAGACGGTGGACGACGAGGCGCCGGCCTACGTCAGCATCGTCGTCGTCCCGCCCCCGCCCCCGCCGGCCGGCGACCCGGGCGGCAGCGAACCGCGGCCGACGCCGTCGGACGAACTGCTCGCCGCGGTGGCCGCCTTCCTGGAGCCGCTCCGGCTCGTCACCACCCGGCTGCGGGTGGTCGGGCCCGCGTACGCCGACGTCGGGATCGCCGCCAGCCTCGGGCTGCGCGCGGACGCGCCGCCGGAGCGGGCGCTGGCCGACGCCGTCGCCGCGCTGCGGGCCGCCTGTGACCCGTTCACCGGCGGTCCGGGCGGCACCGGCCGGGCCTTCGGCGCGCCGGTCTACCTCTCGGAGGTGTACGCCGTGCTCGACGACCTCCCGCTGGTCGACTTCGCCACCGACGTGACGCTGACCGGGGCCCGGCCGGTGACGGCCGAGGACGACTCCGTCACCGCGATCGACGTCGGGCCGCACGAGCTCGCCGTCGTCAGCCGGGTCGACCTCGTCGCCTACGACCGGTACGGACGCCCGTACTCGCTGACCTGGCCGCCGCCGGGCCCGGCAGTGTCCGGGTCGGACAGTGGAGCATTGGGATGA
- a CDS encoding phage baseplate assembly protein V produces the protein MSGGIYERLLGAGTGDVFAGVAVGIVTNVKDPDSLGRVRLRLPWLADDVESDWARVATPMAGNGTGAQFQPRVDDEALVAFEHGDPGTPYVIGWLWNGRDAPPQPDTSGRGDVQVLRSRSGHVVRLDDTKDGERVEIIAKGARSSIVIDVVGRTVTVTGESDVVIEAAAGRLTLHGKAGVEITSDSTVKVDGKAGTEVTGGPRLTLKGAVVNIN, from the coding sequence ATGAGCGGCGGGATCTACGAGCGGCTGCTCGGCGCCGGCACCGGCGACGTCTTCGCCGGGGTGGCCGTGGGCATCGTCACCAACGTCAAGGACCCCGACAGCCTCGGCCGGGTCCGGCTGCGGCTGCCCTGGCTCGCGGACGACGTCGAGAGCGACTGGGCGCGGGTGGCGACGCCGATGGCCGGCAACGGGACGGGTGCGCAGTTCCAGCCCCGGGTCGACGACGAGGCGCTGGTCGCCTTCGAGCACGGCGACCCGGGCACGCCCTACGTCATCGGCTGGCTGTGGAACGGCCGCGACGCCCCGCCGCAGCCGGACACCAGCGGCCGGGGCGACGTCCAGGTGCTGCGCTCGCGGTCCGGCCACGTCGTCCGCCTGGACGACACGAAGGACGGCGAGCGGGTCGAGATCATCGCGAAGGGCGCCCGGAGCAGCATCGTGATCGACGTCGTCGGGCGGACCGTGACAGTCACCGGGGAGTCCGACGTCGTGATCGAGGCCGCCGCCGGGCGGCTCACGCTTCACGGCAAGGCCGGGGTCGAGATCACCTCGGACAGCACGGTGAAGGTCGACGGGAAGGCCGGCACGGAGGTCACGGGCGGGCCGCGGCTGACCCTCAAGGGCGCCGTCGTCAACATCAACTAG
- a CDS encoding phage tail protein yields MATRIDPYNGFTFSVELDGITRAGFRECSGLQNSQNVSTYREGTDRYLSPRKIPGMVTYGDITLSRGITSDTKLWEWRLKTVRGDVQRHNISVSVLDDAGTAKITWNLFDAWPTSWTGPSFNATSDEFAIEQITIAYERLEVGQWS; encoded by the coding sequence ATGGCGACCCGTATCGACCCGTACAACGGGTTCACGTTCTCGGTCGAGCTCGACGGGATCACCCGGGCCGGGTTCCGGGAGTGCTCTGGCCTGCAGAACAGCCAGAACGTCAGCACCTACCGGGAGGGCACCGACCGGTACCTGAGCCCCCGGAAGATCCCAGGCATGGTCACCTACGGTGACATCACCCTGAGCCGCGGCATCACCAGCGACACGAAGCTGTGGGAGTGGCGGCTCAAGACGGTGCGCGGCGACGTGCAGCGGCACAACATCTCCGTCAGCGTGCTCGACGACGCAGGCACGGCCAAGATCACCTGGAACCTGTTCGACGCGTGGCCGACGAGCTGGACCGGGCCGTCGTTCAACGCGACGTCGGACGAGTTCGCGATCGAGCAGATCACCATCGCCTACGAGCGCCTCGAGGTCGGCCAGTGGTCCTGA
- a CDS encoding CIS tube protein → MTLINPPAGGPRGDSLEKLTIFYRKDGVEPTFVEALFNPAEISRSRTIEWEKPVAGLIAKVPYQPRRDFVAVRPETLSVSLFFDTCESRADADSRVAGLLTNLAAPGSPFDSGTASDVTRLTRRVVELAQVDRETHEPPVCQLSWGRYAHIFTGVLTQLDQRFTMFLPDGTPVRATLDCTFAESPTLAAARAGELHSADVVKSRVVRRGDTLHSIAAREYGDPALWKEIARANGITNPLRVSPGTVLTIPRLDG, encoded by the coding sequence ATGACCCTCATCAACCCGCCCGCGGGCGGCCCGCGTGGCGACAGCCTGGAGAAGCTGACGATCTTCTACCGGAAGGACGGCGTGGAACCGACCTTCGTCGAGGCGCTGTTCAACCCGGCCGAGATCAGCCGGTCCCGGACGATCGAGTGGGAGAAGCCGGTCGCCGGCCTGATCGCCAAGGTCCCGTACCAGCCGCGGCGCGATTTCGTCGCCGTGCGGCCGGAGACGCTCTCGGTGTCGCTGTTCTTCGACACCTGCGAGTCGCGGGCCGACGCCGACAGCCGCGTCGCCGGCCTGCTGACGAACCTGGCCGCCCCCGGCAGCCCGTTCGACAGCGGCACGGCCAGCGACGTCACGCGCCTGACCCGCCGGGTGGTGGAGCTCGCCCAGGTCGACCGCGAGACGCACGAGCCCCCGGTGTGCCAGCTCAGCTGGGGCCGCTACGCGCACATCTTCACCGGGGTGCTCACCCAGCTCGACCAGCGCTTCACGATGTTCCTGCCGGACGGGACGCCGGTGCGGGCGACGCTGGACTGCACGTTCGCCGAGTCCCCCACCCTGGCGGCGGCGCGGGCCGGCGAGCTGCACTCGGCCGACGTCGTCAAGTCACGGGTGGTGCGCCGCGGCGACACGCTGCACAGCATCGCCGCGCGCGAGTACGGCGACCCCGCGCTCTGGAAGGAGATCGCGCGGGCCAACGGCATCACCAACCCGCTGCGGGTCTCCCCCGGCACGGTGCTCACCATCCCCCGGCTGGACGGGTAG
- a CDS encoding phage tail protein, which produces MTIGLRWQPAAIGNWPAAARPLEPFTGFNFAVEIEGLIVGGFTSVEGLESDLRTIEFREGGVNGYVHRLPDGANASTIVLRHGLTANISLWTWYDNTVRGVVQRRNGTIALLDRQGVPLVWWNFRRALPVRWSGPALAADSDAIAVESIELAHEGLSMPLAGQALAAAQAITGMGRS; this is translated from the coding sequence GTGACGATCGGACTGCGCTGGCAGCCGGCCGCGATCGGCAACTGGCCGGCGGCGGCGCGCCCGCTCGAGCCGTTCACCGGCTTCAACTTCGCGGTCGAGATCGAGGGCCTGATCGTCGGCGGCTTCACCAGCGTCGAGGGCCTGGAGAGCGACCTGCGGACGATCGAGTTCCGGGAGGGCGGCGTCAACGGCTACGTGCACCGGCTGCCCGACGGGGCGAACGCGTCCACGATCGTCCTGCGGCACGGCCTGACAGCCAACATCTCGCTGTGGACCTGGTACGACAACACCGTCCGGGGCGTCGTCCAGCGGCGGAACGGGACGATCGCGCTGCTCGACCGCCAGGGCGTCCCGCTGGTGTGGTGGAACTTCCGGCGCGCCCTGCCGGTGCGCTGGAGCGGTCCGGCGCTGGCGGCGGACAGCGACGCGATCGCGGTCGAGTCGATCGAGCTCGCGCACGAGGGCCTGAGCATGCCGCTGGCCGGGCAGGCGCTCGCCGCCGCCCAGGCGATCACGGGGATGGGGCGGTCATGA
- a CDS encoding putative baseplate assembly protein, which yields MTPQPPSQPPPFEPRDRGELAAWTTELAQRYSTWRPAADGSPDLGSALIAIAAHFAGHVGERLNRAGDLAYLAFLDLVGEHPAPARPARVPLTFTAAPGVPAGVTVPAGTPVAAPPDAGDPGSGDPSAGDPAETVTYETDEPLVISPARLRHLVVTDPAHDTWTRVEVPADGGLTDGLNAFTGTEPVGHELFVAHPLLASDAPRALTVSTTSPGLEPWSATPATWSRWDGSAWTDLVAESGTATMSLGGPMTINMRYAPALGSQPREVAGVTGHWLRGELTVPLVTGAAALPPTAVAVGRRPPEAPAPGLAPFGVEGQVRWFYLSVPPPPAGAAGTSIRISVTAARWGQASAARPVVLDWTYRVGDSWKPLGRARSDGAAEPSGSVPPGSVPPRRFIDATRAFTGPAGDEGDGGDDGDGDWVAVGLPDDLAPSVLNGVEGRWLRVELVQTEGAYDVPPIVDAIEVAYERPTARLLDLTLTRDAAETAPVPVPAAFADGVELDLSRSVRPFGAQPAYDDTLYLECPEALAAAATLTLVVTVTNATGKAAAAPPLPTVTLTPPIGWETYDGARWLPVRSVSRADAFTVGGDVTLAPAAPSQPTEVGGRAAHWVRARLLGDYGAPAGYRSVQDSKGAWTVEYSPATLAPPVLADLGWRPLTVTSGLPEVLVTRNAGLETVHRLAPGQWLTTIRSEGGDGLVPFVGSDESDPALHLGFEGDFGQEPVTLFFPVSPPRPQDVAGDGGAAGPEGGTGVSALSLVWEYSGPRGWQPLAVVDATGGLADPGTVRFVGPPDQAPRTVAGRDGYWVRVRAAGGEPPFAPMLRGVLPDTVWATEGSTVGEEILGNGTGTPGLTVSTAHTPVLPGERLVVREATDPTTGEDVWVSWTAVGDLRASGPADRHFALDRFTGVIRFGDGLAGRMPPPGEGNIRIGYRYGGTEAGNRPAGTITQLAVAVPGLDAVVNHLPAEGGADRESLADIRDRGARTLRHRDRAVAPSDLEDLALAATGEVTRALAVAPSGYDPFDLWFGADEPTPADAWAAAGPGQAGVVIVPRAGGDRPAPSPGLIGEVRAYLLERAPATARVWVVGPEWIEVTVVATVVPEPDAEPGALRQAIRDRLRAFLHPLTGGDGAVGNSGGSGPGWDFGHEPRRSDLFALLHRVPGVSHVRQLDVRSTPAVDSEAFADRITAVLDRPLDAGVDAATDAEARRWLERALVFSGDHQITLTETG from the coding sequence GTGACGCCTCAACCGCCGTCGCAGCCGCCGCCGTTCGAGCCGCGCGATCGCGGCGAACTGGCCGCGTGGACGACAGAGCTGGCCCAGCGCTACAGCACGTGGCGGCCGGCCGCCGACGGCTCGCCCGACCTCGGCTCGGCGCTCATCGCGATCGCCGCGCACTTCGCCGGGCACGTCGGCGAGCGGCTCAACCGGGCCGGCGACCTGGCCTACCTGGCGTTTCTCGACCTGGTCGGCGAGCACCCGGCGCCGGCCCGGCCCGCCCGGGTGCCGCTGACCTTCACCGCCGCGCCGGGTGTCCCGGCCGGCGTGACGGTGCCGGCCGGGACGCCCGTGGCCGCCCCGCCGGACGCGGGCGACCCGGGTTCGGGTGACCCGAGCGCGGGTGACCCGGCCGAGACCGTGACGTACGAGACCGACGAACCGCTGGTCATCTCGCCGGCCCGGCTGCGGCATCTCGTCGTCACCGACCCCGCGCACGACACGTGGACCCGCGTCGAGGTGCCGGCCGACGGCGGGCTCACCGACGGACTGAACGCGTTCACCGGCACCGAGCCGGTCGGGCACGAGCTGTTCGTCGCGCACCCGCTGCTGGCGTCGGACGCGCCGCGGGCACTGACGGTCAGCACGACCTCGCCCGGCCTGGAACCGTGGAGCGCCACGCCGGCCACCTGGTCGCGCTGGGACGGCTCGGCCTGGACGGACCTGGTCGCCGAGTCCGGGACGGCCACCATGTCGCTCGGCGGACCGATGACGATCAACATGCGGTACGCGCCCGCGCTCGGCTCCCAGCCGCGCGAGGTTGCCGGCGTGACGGGCCACTGGCTGCGGGGCGAACTCACCGTTCCGCTGGTCACCGGCGCGGCCGCGCTGCCGCCGACCGCGGTCGCCGTCGGCCGCCGCCCACCTGAGGCCCCCGCGCCCGGGCTGGCGCCGTTCGGCGTCGAGGGCCAGGTCAGATGGTTCTACCTGAGCGTGCCGCCGCCCCCGGCCGGCGCGGCCGGCACCAGCATCCGGATCAGCGTCACCGCCGCCCGCTGGGGCCAGGCGAGCGCGGCCCGGCCGGTCGTCCTGGACTGGACCTACCGGGTCGGCGACAGCTGGAAGCCGCTGGGTCGGGCCCGCAGCGACGGCGCCGCCGAACCGTCCGGCTCAGTGCCGCCCGGCTCAGTGCCGCCCCGGCGTTTCATCGACGCGACCCGAGCGTTCACCGGGCCCGCCGGCGACGAGGGCGACGGCGGGGACGACGGGGACGGGGACTGGGTCGCCGTCGGCCTGCCGGACGACCTCGCCCCATCCGTGCTGAACGGGGTGGAGGGACGCTGGCTGCGCGTCGAGCTGGTGCAGACGGAAGGCGCCTACGACGTACCGCCGATCGTCGACGCGATCGAGGTCGCCTACGAACGGCCGACGGCCCGGCTGCTCGACCTCACCCTCACCCGGGACGCGGCCGAGACGGCGCCGGTGCCGGTGCCGGCGGCGTTCGCCGACGGCGTCGAGCTCGACCTCAGCCGGTCCGTCCGGCCGTTCGGCGCGCAGCCGGCCTACGACGACACGCTCTACCTGGAGTGCCCCGAGGCGCTGGCCGCCGCGGCGACGCTCACCCTCGTCGTCACCGTCACGAACGCGACGGGGAAGGCCGCGGCGGCGCCACCGCTGCCGACCGTGACGCTCACGCCGCCGATCGGGTGGGAGACCTACGACGGCGCCCGTTGGCTCCCGGTCCGCTCGGTGAGCCGGGCCGACGCCTTCACCGTCGGAGGGGACGTCACCCTGGCGCCGGCCGCCCCGTCCCAGCCGACCGAGGTCGGCGGCCGTGCCGCGCACTGGGTGCGGGCCCGGCTGCTCGGCGACTACGGCGCGCCGGCCGGCTACCGGTCGGTCCAGGACAGCAAAGGCGCCTGGACGGTCGAGTACTCGCCCGCCACCCTGGCCCCGCCGGTCCTGGCTGACCTCGGCTGGCGGCCGCTGACAGTCACCAGCGGGCTGCCGGAGGTCCTGGTCACCCGCAACGCCGGGTTGGAGACCGTCCACCGGCTCGCGCCGGGCCAGTGGCTGACGACGATCCGGAGCGAGGGCGGCGACGGTCTGGTCCCGTTCGTCGGCTCCGACGAGTCCGACCCGGCGCTGCACCTGGGCTTCGAGGGCGACTTCGGCCAGGAGCCGGTCACGCTGTTCTTCCCGGTCAGCCCGCCGCGGCCCCAGGACGTCGCCGGCGACGGCGGCGCGGCCGGCCCGGAGGGCGGGACGGGTGTCTCCGCCCTGTCGCTGGTCTGGGAGTACTCGGGCCCGCGGGGCTGGCAGCCGCTGGCCGTCGTCGACGCCACCGGCGGGCTCGCCGACCCGGGCACCGTACGGTTCGTCGGCCCGCCCGACCAGGCGCCGCGCACGGTCGCGGGCCGCGACGGCTACTGGGTGCGGGTCCGGGCGGCCGGCGGCGAGCCGCCGTTCGCGCCGATGCTGCGGGGCGTGCTGCCGGACACGGTCTGGGCGACCGAGGGGTCGACAGTCGGCGAGGAGATCCTCGGCAACGGCACCGGGACGCCCGGTCTGACAGTGAGCACGGCGCACACCCCGGTGCTGCCCGGCGAGCGCCTGGTCGTGCGCGAGGCCACCGATCCCACCACTGGCGAGGACGTCTGGGTGAGCTGGACGGCGGTCGGCGATCTGCGCGCGTCCGGCCCGGCCGACCGGCACTTCGCGCTCGACCGGTTCACCGGCGTGATCCGTTTCGGGGACGGGCTGGCCGGGCGGATGCCGCCGCCGGGCGAGGGCAACATCAGGATCGGCTACCGGTACGGCGGCACCGAGGCCGGCAACCGGCCCGCGGGCACGATCACCCAGCTCGCCGTCGCGGTCCCGGGCCTCGACGCCGTGGTCAACCACCTGCCGGCCGAGGGCGGGGCCGACCGTGAGTCGCTGGCCGACATCCGCGACCGCGGCGCGCGCACGCTGCGGCACCGGGACCGCGCGGTCGCCCCCAGCGACCTGGAGGATCTGGCCCTGGCGGCGACGGGCGAGGTGACCCGGGCCCTGGCGGTGGCGCCGAGCGGCTACGACCCGTTCGACCTGTGGTTCGGCGCGGACGAACCGACGCCGGCCGACGCCTGGGCGGCGGCCGGCCCCGGCCAGGCCGGGGTGGTGATCGTCCCGCGCGCCGGGGGCGACCGGCCGGCGCCGAGCCCGGGGCTGATCGGCGAGGTCCGCGCGTACCTGCTGGAGCGGGCGCCCGCGACGGCGCGGGTGTGGGTGGTCGGCCCGGAGTGGATCGAGGTCACCGTCGTCGCGACCGTCGTGCCGGAGCCGGACGCCGAGCCGGGCGCGCTGCGGCAGGCGATCCGCGACCGGCTGCGGGCCTTCCTGCACCCGCTCACCGGCGGGGACGGCGCGGTCGGGAACAGCGGGGGCAGCGGCCCCGGCTGGGACTTCGGTCACGAGCCGCGCCGCTCGGACCTGTTCGCGTTGCTGCACCGGGTGCCCGGCGTCAGCCACGTGCGCCAGCTCGACGTCCGCTCGACGCCGGCGGTGGACTCGGAGGCCTTCGCGGACCGGATCACCGCTGTCCTGGACCGACCGCTCGACGCCGGAGTGGACGCGGCGACCGACGCCGAGGCGCGGCGCTGGCTGGAGCGGGCGCTCGTCTTCTCCGGCGACCACCAGATCACCCTGACCGAGACAGGCTGA
- a CDS encoding DUF6760 family protein yields MTRYPLDRLHEEVAYVAFHFHWRREDILRLEHRERQRWVSEIARLNERLQAGGRG; encoded by the coding sequence ATGACCCGCTACCCCTTGGACCGGCTGCACGAGGAGGTGGCGTACGTGGCATTCCACTTTCACTGGCGACGCGAGGACATCCTGCGGCTCGAGCACCGCGAGCGGCAGCGCTGGGTGAGCGAGATCGCCCGGCTCAACGAACGACTCCAAGCGGGCGGGCGAGGTTGA